A single Triticum dicoccoides isolate Atlit2015 ecotype Zavitan chromosome 2A, WEW_v2.0, whole genome shotgun sequence DNA region contains:
- the LOC119352464 gene encoding uncharacterized protein LOC119352464: MNAPMLETVKIRGCWSLKRLPAAGDNTKPPKVDCDKDCWDGLEWDGLEAKHHPSLYEPIHSAYYKKKLPRVSLLR, from the coding sequence ATGAATGCTCCCATGCTCGAAACAGTCAAGATCAGGGGTTGCTGGAGCCTCAAGCGCCTGCCGGCTGCTGGTGACAACACCAAGCCCCCGAAGGTGGACTGCGACAAGGATTGCTGGGACGGCCTAGAGTGGGATGGGTTGGAGGCCAAGCACCACCCTTCCCTGTATGAGCCGATCCACTCGGCTTACTACAAGAAGAAGCTACCGAGAGTCTCTCTCCTGAGGTGA